In Plodia interpunctella isolate USDA-ARS_2022_Savannah chromosome 19, ilPloInte3.2, whole genome shotgun sequence, a genomic segment contains:
- the LOC128678123 gene encoding uncharacterized protein LOC128678123 isoform X1, with protein MESHVQRRRLAVAAVTFILLKCLRKKSQKRKRRFWVKQIYKNRLESGNQLYAELVSDKVEHNFARMNANQFEILCSLLNNKLRKNDTNYRDAITVKERLLLTLRFLATGDSYVSLQYLFRISKQSISKIIPEVCEAIIDLLNDYVKVPSTEEEWRTVSQQFENKWNFPHVIGAMDGKHVAIQSPFNSGNDFDNYKLFPSIVLFALVDANYRFLYVNVGTKGRISDGGVFKSTNLYKKLEKKELNIPPPEILQVPYKIEVPYYILGDKAFQLNDYTMKPYDGTRERGSCERIFNYRLSRARRVVENAFGVLSSVYRVLRKPMLLEPETATKVVLATVHLYNYLRSNPNFISPGTFDTVQENGDVIPGSWRNEPPSQSLQPMAVVPRRATENATTLRSHLARHFVTNHTIVWQNEYQ; from the exons ATGGAGTCACACGTACAACGGCGGCGTCTTGCCGTTGCAGcagtaacttttattttgcttAAATGCTTGcgcaaaaaatcacaaaaaagaaaacgacGGTTTTGGGtgaaacaaatttacaaaaatcgcTTGGAATCTGGGAATCAGCTGTACGCAGAGTTAGTGTCAGATAAAGTTGAACACAATTTTGCAAGAATGAATGCTAATCAATTTGAGATATTGTGTTCATTATTGAATAACAAGCTAAGAAAGAATGATACAAATTATAGAGATGCCATTACTGTGAAGGAAAGATTATTACTAACATTGAGATTTTTAGCAACTGGAGATTCGTATGTCAGTTTGCAGTATCTGTTCCGCATTTCCAAACAGTCTATATCGAAAATTATTCCTGAAGTTTGTGAAGCCATCATTGACCTGTTAAATGATTATGTAAAG GTGCCGTCAACTGAAGAAGAATGGCGTACAGTTTCTCAGCAATTCGAGAATAAGTGGAATTTCCCACACGTGATAGGAGCGATGGACGGCAAACACGTCGCTATACAATCGCCTTTCAATAGTGGCAACGACTttgataattacaaattatttcctAGTATTGTTCTTTTTGCATTAGTAGATGCAAATTATAGGTTCTTGTATGTGAATGTTGGGACTAAAGGCAGAATATCAGATGGAGGCGTGTTCAAAagcacaaatttatataaaaaacttgaaaaaaaagagCTAAATATTCCTCCACCGGAGATATTGCAAGTTCCCTATAAAATTGAGGTACCCTATTATATACTAGGTGATAAAGCTTTTCAGCTTAATGATTATACTATGAAACCATACGATGGTACACGGGAAAGGGGTTcttgtgaaagaattttcaaCTACCGACTGTCAAGAGCACGTAGAGTAGTTGAAAACGCGTTTGGAGTACTTAGTTCTGTCTACAGAGTCCTGCGTAAACCTATGCTTTTGGAACCAGAAACTGCGACTAAAGTCGTGCTGGCAACGGTTCATCTATATAACTACTTACGCAGTAATCCTAACTTTATATCGCCAGGAACGTTTGATACAGTACAGGAGAATGGAGATGTAATACCTGGAAGCTGGCGAAATGAACCGCCATCACAATCGCTACAACCGATGGCCGTCGTACCAAGAAGAGCAACAGAAAATGCCACTACATTACGGTCCCACTTAGCAAGACACTTTGTTACAAACCATACAATAGTTTGGCAAAATGAATATCAGTAA
- the LOC128678122 gene encoding uncharacterized protein LOC128678122 yields MTCSHWPVATSMSPEEVVLFSAAYIIIRKTIAKRKKKRWWVREYLQQRESSSLLSSLRMRDGSFENFTRMSRTDFEILLNMVGPAIVKQDTKFRKSIDPHIRLAVTLRYLATGDSYGSLSYTFRVSKQVICHTIPKVCQELIKALNSFVKTPTNVNEWKEKSRNFEILWNFPHCIGAIDGKHVLLEAPPNSGSDYYNYKENYSLVLLAIVDAEYNFVYVNCGAKGKSSDSGVFQETPFYKALNEQQLNLPDPEPLTQGGPNITYVLVGDSAFALSENMMRPYPGIHEKGSLKRIFNYRLSRARRIVENVFGIMSVVFRVFRKAIPLRPVNAELVVMACVYLHNFLRRNTSSTAHYTLNTTFDFEDAAHNVVEGSWRRELRNNNMRNLNIHGRPPPQPAQVIRNHFAEYFSSAQGSVPWQTNQA; encoded by the exons ATGACTTGTTCACATTGGCCAGTCGCGACCAGTATGTCGCCCGAGGAGGTAGTGTTGTTCAGTGCAGCTTACATAATAATTCGGAAGACCATagcaaaacgtaaaaaaaagaGGTGGTGGGTCCGAGAATATTTGCAACAAAGGGAAAGTTCAAGTTTACTAAGCAGTCTAAGGATGCGCGACGGATctttcgaaaattttactagaATGTCTAGAACCGATTTCGagatacttttaaatatgGTTGGGCCGGCCATAGTCAAGCAAGATACAAAGTTTCGAAAATCTATCGACCCTCACATCAGACTCGCAGTAACATTGAGATACTTGGCAACTGGAGATAGCTATGGTTCATTGTCCTATACTTTCAGAGTGTCAAAACAAGTAATTTGTCATACTATACCAAAAGTTTGCCAAGAATTGATAAAGGCATTAAATTCTTTTGTAaag ACTCCAACCAATGTAAATGAATGGAAAGAAAAATCacgtaattttgaaatattatggaATTTCCCTCACTGCATCGGAGCGATTGACGGAAAGCATGTGTTACTAGAAGCGCCACCAAATTCTGGCagtgattattataattataaagaaaattatagctTGGTTCTCTTAGCAATTGTGGATGCCGAGTATAACTTTGTATATGTTAACTGTGGTGCAAAAGGGAAATCGTCTGACAGTGGAGTGTTCCAGGAAACTCCATTTTATAAAGCACTTAATGAACAGCAACTGAATTTACCAGATCCCGAGCCACTGACCCAAGGTGGTCCGAATATAACATACGTTCTGGTGGGAGATAGCGCATTTGCTCTATCGGAAAATATGATGAGGCCCTATCCCGGCATTCATGAAAAGGGAAGCTTAAAGCGGATTTTCAACTACAGGCTCTCAAGAGCAAGAAGAAtagttgaaaatgtttttggcaTTATGTCTGTAGTGTTTCGCGTATTTCGTAAAGCTATCCCATTACGTCCAGTAAACGCTGAATTAGTTGTAATGGCATGcgtgtacctacataatttcCTGCGACGTAATACATCTTCAACCGCGCATTATACACTAAATACCACATTCGATTTCGAAGACGCTGCCCATAATGTTGTGGAAGGTTCGTGGCGAAGGGAattgagaaataataatatgagaaACTTAAATATTCATGGCAGGCCTCCTCCTCAACCCGCTCAGGTAATAAGAAACCACTTTGCTGAATATTTCTCCAGTGCTCAAGGAAGTGTCCCATGGCAAACAAATCAAGCATAG
- the LOC128678120 gene encoding uncharacterized protein LOC128678120: protein MEQHVAEHVAQQLRGMCRDTCRGTFCRPHFSVFIEMSPEEVVAISAAYIVIISSVLKRKRKRRWWMRNFLLQRERRVNILSDLRMSDGSFVNFTRMSSSDFETLLQMIASSIAKQDTILRNAISPHIRLAITLRYLSTGDSYASLSYTFRVSKQLIRKIVPEVCKELINKLKICVKVPATANEWKAKARSFENIWNFPHCVGSIDGKHVLIQAPSNSGSDYFNYKEQFSIVLLGIVDANYNFIYANCGAKGKSSDSGVFQETAFYKALADNQLNWPTPDPIRQDGPNMPYVLVGDSAFALTENMMKPYPGNHDVGTTRRIFNYRLSRARRIVENVFGILGVVFRIFRTPITILPCNAELVVMACIYLHNFLRRNSQSRSLYNPHGTFDSENVDHDILEGSWRREAGSVNMSNLNAMGRRYPESAMEIRNKFAEYFMSEEGRVPWQNNF, encoded by the exons ATGGAGCAACATGTTGCGGAACATGTTGCTCAACAACTACGTGGAATGTGCCGAGATACATGTCGCGGAACATTTTGTCGACCACACTTCTCAGTGTTTATAGAAATGTCGCCCGAGGAGGTTGTGGCTATTAGTGCTGCGTACATAGTAattatatcgagtgtgttgaAACGTAAGAGAAAGAGAAGGTGGTGGATGCGGAATTTCTTATTACAACGAGAAAGAAGAGTAAATATTCTAAGTGATCTCCGAATGTCTGACGGATCGTTTGTGAATTTTACTCGCATGTCATCATCTGATTTTGAAACTTTGTTGCAAATGATCGCATCTTCCATAGCCAAACAGGATACAATATTACGAAACGCTATTAGTCCTCATATCAGACTTGCCATTACATTGAGGTACTTGTCGACTGGAGATTCTTATGCTTCTTTGTCGTACACTTTTCGAGTGTCAAAACAACTGATACGTAAAATAGTACCAGAAGTTTGTAAAgaactgataaataaattgaagataTGTGTAAAG GTCCCAGCTACTGCAAATGAATGGAAAGCCAAGGCTAGaagctttgaaaatatatggaaTTTTCCGCATTGCGTTGGATCTATAGACGGTAAACACGTTTTGATCCAAGCTCCTTCGAATTCTGGAAGTGACTATTTTAACTATAAAGAACAATTTAGTATTGTCCTATTGGGTATTGTCGAtgcaaattacaattttatctatgcAAATTGTGGTGCTAAAGGAAAATCTTCTGACAGTGGAGTATTCCAAGAGACTGCTTTTTATAAAGCTTTGGCTGATAACCAACTCAACTGGCCGACTCCAGACCCAATACGACAAGATGGGCCGAATATGCCTTACGTACTTGTAGGAGACAGCGCCTTTGCACTGACAGAAAACATGATGAAGCCATATCCCGGTAATCATGACGTGGGTACAACAAGACGCATTTTCAACTATCGACTGTCAAGAGCTAGAAGAATTGTCGAAAATGTGTTCGGTATCTTAGGTGTTGTATTTCGTATATTCCGAACTCCCATAACCATCCTACCCTGTAATGCTGAACTTGTTGTAATGGCGTGCATATACCTCCATAATTTTTTAAGGCGAAATAGTCAATCGAGATCACTGTACAACCCACATGGAACTTTTGATTCTGAAAATGTGGATCACGATATTTTAGAAGGATCTTGGCGCAGAGAAGCTGGCTCTGTTAATATGTCGAATTTAAATGCTATGGGACGACGCTACCCTGAATCTGCTATGGaaataagaaacaaatttgCTGAATATTTCATGAGTGAAGAAGGACGTGTTCCCTGgcagaataatttttaa
- the LOC128678126 gene encoding transcription factor Adf-1-like, producing the protein MSVVWGNDTVLLLIELYESRDLLWDTSHRDYRNKIKKNDAWEDIAKALKLPRKEIEAKVHTLRSQFVRERKKVKSSKTTGSGREDVKSSAWFAYDAMKFLLKGATTSGSLDTLDTNSPQSQNTISSPDEDVVLQSQSTVPEFQSPHQLESQSTIDQAEQPTTPAPTPSSSRPTRKRSHPNEDRLEEAYEVLHAAKNRMMSRDEFDVYGQYVGTELRALNDEHSVIMAKYYINNILLDARLGKYRTIYNNQSQPVVQQGYSTASSDISPEPSEEHIIQDILETMDSSNTNSIDGTNTN; encoded by the exons ATGTCTGTTGTGTGGGGAAATGATACCGTGCTTTTGCTTATTGAGCTTTACGAAAGTCGTGacttgttatgggatacttcACACCGTGactatcgaaataaaataaagaaaaatgatgCATGGGAGGATATTGCCAAGGCGCTTAAATTGCCTAGAAAAGAAATAGAAGCCAAAGTACATACCCTGCGTTCGCAATTTGTCCGAGAAAGGAAGAAAGTGAAATCgtcaaaaactactggcaGTGGACGAGAGGACGTGAAGTCCAGTGCATGGTTTGCGTATGATGCAATGAAATTTTTGCTAAAGGGAGCCACAACGTCTGGAAGCTTGGACACTTTGGACACAAAC AGTCCACAAAGCCAAAACACGATTTCGTCTCCGGATGAAGATGTCGTTCTACAGTCTCAATCTACCGTTCCAGAATTTCAATCTCCTCATCAACTAGAATCGCAATCTACCATTGATCAAGCAGAGCAACCTACAACCCCTGCACCAACACCTTCATCGTCGCGACCAACTCGCAAGAGGAGCCACCCCAATGAAGATAGATTAGAGGAGGCTTATGAAGTTCTGCATGCTGCTAAAAACAGAATGATGTCCCGAGATGAATTCGATGTTTATGGACAGTACGTAGGAACTGAGTTACGTGCATTAAATGACGAACACAGTGTAATTATggctaaatattatattaataatattttattagatgcaCGCTTAGGAAAATAccgtacaatttataataatcaaagcCAGCCAGTTGTTCAACAGGGCTATAGCACTGCATCCAGTGATATTAGCCCCGAGCCTTCTGAAGAGCATATTATACAAGATATACTTGAAACTATGGATTCCTCGAACACTAATAGCATTGATGGCActaatactaattaa
- the LOC128678473 gene encoding uncharacterized protein LOC128678473, with the protein MPNPIIAEMANRPTLHQIEALVEFLEQNQGIARGLLRTQQAKVETKRKWQEFAVTTNAMGGVIKNGQAWAKYWAEKKSALKKLCQQRAQSMRRTGGGLDMVPELSLAVMGGDSFATGTIGIAVDPFPQSNSSPSILIDLPSTSQAAAETLEKEIQNPHSPVEAGLQVEQSEQQGDTSFVLPSESCRVPRLGQQSRHNRRVSFVDSQVRRFEEIESRRVEAEMLNAQAQVQTAQALAQLAAAVSDTGQTGQIGLATALSPGYTREHFVPQHDAQHKIYVTLQRCIVSRNMTHNIVRDAGHVACSRLVSERMCPASVLRHLSPSIVAYATCL; encoded by the exons ATGCCTAATCCTATTATTGCAGAAATGGCAAACAGACCTACACTACACCAAATTGAAGCCCTTGTGGAGTTTCTGGAGCAAAATCAAGGAATAGCTCGAGGCCTTCTGCGAACGCAGCAGGCCAAAGTGGAAACAAAAAGGAAGTGGCAGGAGTTTGCGGTTACCACAAATGCCATGGGCGGGGTGATCAAAAATGGGCAGGCTTGGGCTAAG TATTGGGCGGAAAAGAAGTCTGCCTTGAAGAAGCTGTGCCAACAACGGGCTCAGTCCATGAGGCGCACTGGGGGTGGCTTAGATATGGTGCCAGAGCTGTCACTGGCAGTCATGGGTGGTGATTCATTTGCCACAGGTACCATAGGAATAGCTGTAGACCCCTTTCCGCAAAGTAAT TCTAGCCCCTCGATATTAATAGACCTGCCATCCACATCTCAGGCTGCTGCTGAAACCCTGGAAAAAGAAATTCAAAATCCACATTCCCCTGTGGAGGCAGGGCTACAGGTAGAACAAAGCGAGCAGCAAGGCGACACAAGTTTTGTCCTTCCGTCCG AAAGTTGCCGCGTGCCACGACTCGGTCAACAAAGCCGTCATAACCGCCGAGTTTCTTTTGTGGACTCACAAGTTCGGCGCTTTGAAGAGATCGAGTCGAGGCGTGTTGAAGCAGAGATGCTGAATGCGCAGGCACAAGTGCAGACAGCACAAGCCTTGGCCCAACTTGCTGCTGCTGTGTCCGATACAGGACAGACAGGACAGATAGGTCTCGCCACTGCTTTAAGCCCCGGATACACTAGGGAACATTTTGTCCCGCAACATGACGCGCAACACAAAATATACGTGACGCTGCAACGTTGCATAGTGTCCCGCAACATGACCCACAACATTGTACGTGACGCGGGGCATGTTGCTTGCTCCCGCCTCGTGAGCGAGCGCATGTGTCCCGCGTCAGTGTTGCGGCATTTGTCACCGAGTATAGTCGCGTACGCAACGTGCCTTTAA
- the LOC128678474 gene encoding LOW QUALITY PROTEIN: putative nuclease HARBI1 (The sequence of the model RefSeq protein was modified relative to this genomic sequence to represent the inferred CDS: inserted 4 bases in 2 codons), with the protein MGKYLGQTTVSKYITEVTNALNNRNILSKFIKFPTNRAERDIIRQKFYTQYGFPGVLGCIDGLHFHIFSPPKDVEHLFFCRKHYYSLNVQMVCDSDGRILNINSRYGGATHDAXEFKQRLDQSNEHTWLLGDSGYPQRSWLMAPITDVAENSPEAKYTSVHGRTRVVIXTFGRLKNRWRCLSKDRTLHYKPEKCARIITACSDLHNLALPEKTSQA; encoded by the exons ATGGGCAAATATTTAGGGCAGACCACAGtcagtaaatatataacagaGGTGACTAATGCCCTAAAtaacagaaatatattaagcaaattcataaaatttcctACCAATAGAGCTGAAAGAGATATCATCAGGCAAAa GTTTTATACACAATATGGATTTCCCGGCGTTCTTGGGTGCATTGATGGATTACATTTCCATATATTTTCACCACCAAAGGATGTGGAACATCTTTTCTTTTGTcgaaaacattattattccTTAAATGTGCAAAtg GTATGTGACAGCGATGGgcgaattttaaatattaattcgcGTTATGGTGGAGCTACACACGATGC TGAATTTAAGCAAAGACTTGACCAAAGTAATGAACATACATGGCTTCTAG GTGATTCTGGATATCCGCAAAGATCTTGGCTGATGGCACCTATTACCGACGTAGCTGAAAATAGTCCTGAAGCTAAATATACCTCCGTTCATGGTCGAACAAGGGTGGTTAT CACCTTTGGACGATTGAAAAATCGCTGGAGATGTCTCAGCAAGGATCGGACTTTGCATTATAAGCCTGAGAAATGTGCAAGAATTATAACTGCATGTAGTGATTTGCACAACTTGGCCCTTCCTGAAAAGACATCCCAAGCTTAG
- the LOC128678475 gene encoding LOW QUALITY PROTEIN: piggyBac transposable element-derived protein 3-like (The sequence of the model RefSeq protein was modified relative to this genomic sequence to represent the inferred CDS: inserted 2 bases in 2 codons), producing MGIVIMPSYKDCWSTSYRYAKNADIMSLKRFQQVRRFIHFIDNTQAYLSDRYYKHDXLIDSIRNQCLSVEEENAFSIDEMVIPYKGKKAGSRRQYNPNKPSKWGFKNLVRAEVSGIIYDFMLYGGDDTFRGIHFTEEEESLGIGSKVVIALCKTEKKKASTIYFDNYFTSLELVYILRENYGLFSLGTVRQNRLKDAGNKLVSEKILKXKGRGSFSQVVCNENKISVVKWFDNKQVTLVSSYTDAYPLEKIKRFRKESKGRVDVTCPQIVKHYNRHMGGVDLADMLISLYRTGIKSHRWYMNIFSQLLDICINNAWLLRRRHNKMKHTVPLKDGLKKFRADDCVVVRKELQKGVFLANVIARPRNGIIPIRILNTTSSEVVCSMTDVEVYPLRDYDYCCFAEPEMSVKRVKEIFSLLKLEYLNEEERLSIEQICAKYPDIFHVPGDRLTVTNVYEQSIRLKENAAPVYRKQYRIPYVQKKEVDRQVQEMLENGIVEETVSEWSSPVLIVPKKADRSGEKRWRVVIDYRQLNDKIQDDKFPLPNITEILDSLSGAVPIVQDLL from the exons atgggtATTGTAATTATGCCTTCCTATAAAGATTGCTGGAGTACATCCTACCGTTATGCTAAAAATGCAGATATAATGTCACTAAAAAGATTCCAGCAAGTTAGaagatttatacattttatagataataCCCAAGCTTATTTGTCTGATAGATATTACAAACATG TTTTGATTGACAGTATTCGAAACCAATGTTTGTCTGTAGAAGAAGAAAATGCTTTCAGCATCGACGAAATGGTCATTCCATACAAAGGTAAGAAGGCAGGTAGTCGTCGGCAGTACAACCCAAACAAACCAAGCAAGTGGGGTTTTAAAAACCTGGTGAGAGCTGAAGTATCTGGTATCATTTACGACTTTATGCTTTACGGAGGGGATGATACCTTCAGAGGCATACACTTTACAGAAGAGGAAGAAAGTTTGGGAATAGGTAGTAAAGTGGTCATAGCGCTTTGTAAAACAGAGAAGAAGAAGGCtagtactatttattttgacaattatttcACATCTTTGGAGTTGGTTTATATATTACGGGAGAATTATGGATTATTTAGCTTGGGAACCGTTCGTCAAAATAGATTGAAAGATGCTGGGAATAAATTGGTTTCAGAGaagattttga agaaaGGAAGAGGGTCGTTTTCGCAAGTAGTCTGCAATGAAAATAAGATAAGTGTGGTGAAGTGGTTTGATAATAAACAAGTAACGCTAGTAAGTTCCTATACAGATGCATATCCattggaaaaaattaaaagatttcGTAAAGAATCAAAGGGGCGGGTTGATGTCACCTGTCCGCAAATCGTCAAGCATTATAATCGCCATATGGGTGGCGTAGACTTAGCTGACATGTTAATTTCTTTGTATCGTACTGGAATAAAGTCACATAGGTGGtacatgaatattttttcacaactCTTAGATATCTGTATCAATAATGCTTGGCTGTTGCGGCGTagacataataaaatgaaacatacaGTACCATTGAAAGATGGTTTGAAGAAATTTCG AGCGGACGATTGTGTGGTCGTGAGAAAAGAGTTGCAGAAGGGTGTATTTTTGGCTAATGTAATAGCTAGACCTAGGAATGGGATAATACCCATTAGGATATTGAATACGACTTCCTCAGAAGTTGTTTGCAGTATGACAGACGTGGAAGTATATCCGTTAAGAGATTACGATTATTGTTGTTTCGCGGAACCGGAAATGAGCGTGAAACGTGTtaaggaaatattttctttgcttaAACTTGAGTATTTGAATGAGGAAGAGCGATTGAGCATTGAACAGATATGTGCCAAGTATCCAGATATATTTCATGTACCGGGAGATAGGTTGACGGTCACAAACGTGTATGAACAGTCGATAAGGTTGAAAGAAAATGCCGCTCCAGTCTATAGGAAGCAATATAGAATACCATATGTGCAGAAAAAAGAGGTGGATAGGCAGGTGCAGGAGATGCTGGAAAATGGTATAGTTGAAGAAACAGTTAGTGAGTGGTCTAGTCCGGTGTTGATCGTTCCAAAGAAGGCGGATCGTAGCGGTGAAAAGAGGTGGCGTGTAGTTATAGACTATAGGCAGTTGAATGACAAGATACAAGATGATAAGTTTCCTTTGCCCaatataactgaaattttagatTCTTTATCAGGAGCAGT ACCGATAGTTCAGGATTTGCTGTAG
- the LOC128678042 gene encoding piggyBac transposable element-derived protein 4-like, which yields MKEIARCTNRYFQYYVRNVDIRQHSRTQDWSDVNSQHIYLFLAVTMLMTRNKRISIEEHWSTDPLLNSPIFHNILSRNKYCLITSMLHFTDVFTSNERLPRLHKLQFVIDHARNKFKEAIIPHQKICIDESIVPFKGRLILKQYLPKKRNRFGIKLFVLCDVKTGFIIDFIVYSGKETNIEMKPELGVSGSVVTALMENYLNSNRTLYVDNWYSSPTLFKHLMEKGTYACGTVKKNRTGMPKFKKLKKGEIEAFYSPPLMALKWVDKKAVTMISTKHGSNIIPTDKEDRATGLPKLKPECVDDYTKNMGSIDTADMLISTLTCIKKSRRWYKKLALRIIDMHLLNAFYAFKEIKGCRNKPFSEFHLEVIRQLIGKYKLLDYQPVPSTSRGVQDNPSRFLPRDALKHFPTRIPNNKSQRCRVCALKKNRTETRFMCKECNVFLCIEPCSAKFHLNK from the coding sequence ATGAAAGAAATAGCAAGATGCACGAATCggtattttcaatattatgtgCGCAATGTTGATATACGACAACATTCTAGAACTCAAGATTGGAGTGATGTCAACAGTCAACatatctatttgtttttagCAGTTACCATGTTGATGAccagaaataaaagaataagcATCGAAGAGCATTGGTCTACGGATCCTTTATTAAATTCGCCGATTTTCCATAATATTCTCAGCAGGAATAAATACTGCCTTATTACGAGTATGTTACATTTTACTGATGTGTTTACAAGTAATGAAAGACTACCACGATTGCATAAACTACAATTTGTTATTGATCATGcaagaaacaaatttaaagaagCTATTATACCACATcagaaaatatgtatagatgAGAGCATAGTACCTTTTAAGGGCCGTTTAATACTCAAACAGTATTTACCTAAAAAAAGAAACCGCTTCGGTATtaagttgtttgttttgtgCGATGTGAAAACaggatttattattgattttatagttTACAGCGGCAAAGAAACAAATATCGAAATGAAACCGGAGTTGGGTGTGAGTGGATCAGTGGTAACTGCACtcatggaaaattatttgaattctaACAGAACACTTTACGTAGATAATTGGTATTCAAGTCCAACACTATTTAAACATTTGATGGAAAAAGGTACGTATGCTTGTggaacagtaaaaaaaaatagaacaggTATgccgaaatttaaaaaacttaaaaaggGAGAAATCGAAGCATTCTATTCTCCACCCTTGATGGCACTGAAATGGGTTGACAAGAAGGCAGTGACAATGATTAGCACAAAGCATGGCTCGAATATTATTCCCACAGATAAGGAAGACAGAGCAACTGGTTTGCCTAAGTTAAAGCCAGAATGTGTTGATGACTACACAAAAAACATGGGTAGTATTGACACTGCTGATATGCTTATAAGTACATTgacttgtattaaaaaaagtagaaGATGGTACAAAAAATTGGCGTTGCGTATTATTGATATGCATCTTTTAAATGCATTTTACgcatttaaagaaataaaaggaTGCAGGAACAAACCATTCAGTGAGTTTCATCTCGAAGTGATTCGTCAATTaataggaaaatataaattattagacTACCAACCGGTTCCTTCAACTTCACGCGGGGTACAAGACAATCCAAGTCGCTTTTTGCCACGAGATGCACTCAAACATTTCCCTACCAGGATCCCAAACAATAAAAGCCAGCGCTGTAGGGTATGTGCACTAAAGAAAAATAGGACCGAAACAAGATTTATGTGCAAGGAATGTAACGTATTTCTTTGCATCGAACCATGTAgtgctaaatttcatttaaataaataa